AATCACCTACTTTCGGCTTCCCAAACTTCAAACACAAAGGTAAAAAAGACAGTTATACCACCAACAATCAAAAAGGCACGATTGCGGTTGGCTTGAACCGTATTAAGTTGCCAAAAATCGGTCATATCAAAGCGACCATTGAGAGAAAAATTACAGGGCTGGTTAAAAGTGCCACCATTACCAAGACCGCGACTGGTAAATACTTTGTCAGTATTTTGGTTGAAACGGTAGCCGTCGATCTACCTAAAACCCAGTCAAACACCGGTATTGATTTAGGATTAATAGACTTCATCGTCCTATCAGACGGGTCAAAAGTTGCTAATCCTAAATTTCTATCAAAATTGCAAAATAAACTGGCGCGAGAACAAAAAATATTGGCCAAACGCAGATTGGTTGCTAAAACTCAGCAGCGCAAGCTGTCTGAGAGCAGCAACTATCAAAAGCAGAAAACAAAAGTCGCTAAAGTTTATGAAAAAATAACCAATACACGCAAAGACTTCCTACACAAACTCTCGTTCAATCTCATTAAAAACCACGATGTTATTGCAATTGAGGATTTAAACGTCAAGGGCATGGTTAAAAACCACAAACTTGCCAAAGCCATATTGGACAGCTCATGGTCTACTTTTACCACCATGCTTGCGTATAAAGCAGACTGGTATGGCAAAGAGCTTGTCAAAATAGATAGGTGGTATCCGTCCTCTAAAACCTGCTCAGGGTGCGGTCACTTACTGACTAAAGCTGAGCTGCCACTATCGGTAAGATCATGGGATTGTCCGAGCTGCTTGCAAAAAAATAATCGAGATATCAATGCCAGCCTTAATATCTTAAACGAGGGATTAAGACTGGTAACACTCAAAACTGTCGGTGCGACAGGGTTAGCTTAGTGAATTTGCCTAACCTCTGATACAGAATATCGTATCAAGTATGGGTATTACCTAAGAAACCGCCACCTCTATAGGTGGTCGGTAGTTCATGTTAGTTGTTTGTTTCCATACGCTTAA
The sequence above is a segment of the Psychrobacter sp. PL19 genome. Coding sequences within it:
- the tnpB gene encoding IS200/IS605 family element RNA-guided endonuclease TnpB; amino-acid sequence: MSKQILKAHKIRLYPTEDQQIFFAKSFGCARFIWNRMLADKIKHYDCHKESLKNTPAQYKKEFEWLKEVDSLALANVQINLQRAFQSFFKSPTFGFPNFKHKGKKDSYTTNNQKGTIAVGLNRIKLPKIGHIKATIERKITGLVKSATITKTATGKYFVSILVETVAVDLPKTQSNTGIDLGLIDFIVLSDGSKVANPKFLSKLQNKLAREQKILAKRRLVAKTQQRKLSESSNYQKQKTKVAKVYEKITNTRKDFLHKLSFNLIKNHDVIAIEDLNVKGMVKNHKLAKAILDSSWSTFTTMLAYKADWYGKELVKIDRWYPSSKTCSGCGHLLTKAELPLSVRSWDCPSCLQKNNRDINASLNILNEGLRLVTLKTVGATGLA